The sequence below is a genomic window from Dyadobacter chenwenxiniae.
AATTTCCAGCAACCGGTCGAGATCGACGGTTTTGGGAAGCGTTTCCGCCAGGTTTGCAATGATCTGCTCATAATTTGTCTCGGCAGAAATGTGCAGGCCCAGATGCCGCGAAGGAATGCTTAATGTATTGTTTTGGGGAAGATAACCCAATGCTTCCACGCCCACATCCGTGCACGCATCTTTCAAAAACCGGTAATGCGACGGCGTGCTCACAAAATTGAAGATTACGCCGACCACACGAACCCGCCTGTCAAAATTTTTAAAACCAAACAAAAGCGGAGCCGCCGAGTAAGCCATGGATTTCGCATTAACGACCAGAATTACCGGGATAGCAAGCAACTGCGCGATATCCGCGCTGCTGCCCCGCATTTTATCAGACCCATCAAAAAGTCCCATCACGCCCTCTGTCACAGAAACATCCGCCACAGAACTGTATTTGGCATAAATTCCCTGCACATGCGTTTCTGAGGACATGAATGTGTCCAGATTAACACTCTGCTTCCCCGCCGCCGCTGTATGGTGAATGGGATCAATGTAATCCGGCCCGCATTTAAAAGGCTGAACTTCTAAACCTCTGTTTTTCAAAGCACGCAGCAATGCCAGCGTAATCGTGGTTTTACCGGAGTTGCTCGATGGAGCGGAGATCAGGAAGTGGGATTTCGTTAATGTCATTTCTTACAAACCATATTTGACAATTAACAAAAAGCCTATGGTCGCTCCCGGTAAGAATGATCGGAGAGGGATGTTACTGCGCTCAGCGCGGACGCCGTCGGTTCGCGGACAGCAGTTTTGTGGCATTTGCATACTTTTAACTTATTTCAGGTGAGTTAAAAGCTCTTGCAGCATTTTAAAATGCAAACGAAAAGAAGACGAAAAGAGAGAGATCGGGCAGATTGCACCCGAAAATCACGGTTCAAAAAACCGGACATATCCAGACCAGACGAAGCTTCATTTCGCGGAAGCATTTGTCAACAAAAAAAGGCAGGTCTCCTGACTTGTAACATTCACATCATCCTTCCCGGGGAGTTAATTTTGAATGATTGAATGAGTGAATAAAAAAACATTCAGTCATTCAATCATTCACTCATTCAGTCATTAAATCATTGCCCCGGTGGATATCATTCGATGTAAACTTTGGTTACTTACAGTTGCGCGACAGCTCGTGATTTGCACACGATTCCCTATTAATTCACGTGGTTAGTAAAACCTTTTCCTGTTGGAAAAATAAAGCAAAGAACTATTTCAAGGCTGCAAAAGTAGGGGAATAATCGTTTTTATCGTTGCGTAAAACAAAAAAACTCCATCTTTGCGGCTCAATTGGTTCACGTCTCCGGGCGTGATGAAAAGGGAATCCGGTGAAAATCCGGAGCAGTACCCGCTGCTGTAAGTTCAAATAAAGCGCTGTAACAAGATTGCCACTGGGGTTGATTAATGTTGAATGACTGAATGAGTGAATAAAAAACATTCAGTCATTCACTCATTCAGTCATTCACTCATTAAAAAAACTCCCCGGGAAGGCGTTGCTGCGGAACGAGTCAGAAGACCTGCCAGTCGATATTTTTATCCGGATTGCTTTCGGGAAGAAAGGCAATAGGACGATGGTAATGGCTTCTTTGTGGGCCGTTGCCTGCTCCTGCATTGTTCCCTGAGTTTTTCGAGATAAGCATTTTTCACTTATCTAAACTGCCACGAAAAACGAATGGTGAACATTCTCCTCATTGACTCTCTGTTACTTGGCATCCAGCATTCCTTCGAACCCGACCATATGGCGGCGGTTTCGGTGCTGGCGAGCGAGGATGCTAAAAGCCCGCGCCAGCGCTGGAAATTAATCTGGCGATCGTCCCACTGGGCACTCGGACATTCTTTCACCTTGATCCTTTTCGCGGTGCTGGTCCTGCTGCTGAAATCGTCTGTCACACTTGACATCTCCGAGAAGGTGGAGCTGCTCGTCGGGCCGCTGATGATCTGGCTGGGCTTGGTGGCAATCCGCCGGAACTTTTTGAAGGACAAGACATTACAATTGCCCAATCCACAACAAAAATTGAGCCGCGCTTTTTGGGTAGGCATGGTGCACGGACTTGCGGGAACGGGCGGCGCCTGCGCGGTGGCGCTTACGCTTGCAGCAAGCGACACGTCCGCGGCTGTCTGGATCATTATCCTGCAAAGTGCCGGGATTATTCTCTCCATGTCTGCGTATGGCTATTTTTTTGCGACTTCTATCAATCGCTTCGGAGGCAAAAGGGAGACATTTCTCAAAGTCATTAACTACGTTGTAGGCACATTTTCAATCGTTATCGGAGCAATCACTTTATATGAATCCCTTGCATAAAACTTTACAATTATCCGTTTCCTGCCTGGCATTAGCGGGCTGTATTTCTGTTTCCGCCCAGGTCGCACCAACCGATTCGGCAGACGCGAATCTGCTGAATCCAATCGTGGTTACGGCGACGCGTTTTGACACACAAAAAGAAAGGATTGCCCAAAAAATCGACCTCATTTCTTCCGAAGACATCCGCCTCACGCCGGCGCAGGACCTGACCGACATTGTCCGCAAATCAGCGGCTGTGGACGTGATCCAGTATCCCAATCTGTCCAGCGGAGTCGGAATTCGCGGTTTCCGGCCTCAATTTTCGGGCCTTAACCAAAGGACTTTACTGCTGGTCGACGGACGTGCGGCTGGTGTGACGAACCTGTCGCAGATCAATTTGAATGGCATCGAAAGGATCGAAGTCTTGAAGGGCCCAGCGTCTTCACTTTATGGTTCTCAGGCGATGGGCGGTGTGATTAATGTGATCACCAAGCGTTCCAAGGGCCCGGCTAGCGGCAATGGCTTTGTGGAATATGGCAGTTTTAAGACAATTCAGGCTGGCGCTAATACGGGCGGAAACCTGACAAAAAGACTCGATTACGATCTTTCCTTTGCCTATTTGGAAAGATCAAAAGATTATAAAATCGGGCGCGGCAACTGGCTGCGAAATGCATTTGGAAATACTTCTTCACAGAAAAACTACGCCAACCAGCCCGCCGAAAAAGTGGATGAAACGGTGAATGATGGTGAAAGACGGCCTTATACGGAGTTACATTACTATTCCGGTGCATTGCGAATGGGTTATCAACTGAATCCATTTTTCCGGCTGGATGTGCGGGGTGAGACCTTTCAGGCAAAAGATGTTGAATCGCCGGGTGAGATTTCGTCGGGCAGCACAGAAGCGAGTACCAAAGACATGGGCCGATCGGCATTGGACATGGCGCTTACGGGAAAAATCGGCGCGCATAGTCCGAGCGTGAAAGTTTTTGGTGCGGGAGAGAACACGACCAATTATACTTTGAATGTTTCGGGAAAACCCGTTGTCCCTTTTCGTTCCGCTGCGGGGAAGAACGAATGGAAAGGAATCCAGGTCAAGGATGTGTGGAAGATCGGGCGACATTCATTAATTACAGGTTATGATTATCTGAATGCTTCTATCAGAAGCCGCCGCTGGACCAACGACACCACAGAACGCGCGCCAACGCAGCCCGCATATGCGATCATTTCGTCCGCATTTTTCGCGCAGGCATTGCTGGAATTTGGTAAAATCACTTTGCAGCCGGGTGTACGCTATGACAACATTACATTCGATGTGCGGGAAACTGCATTATTGCCGACTTACCAGGCGGGCAAGGAAAAAATGCCTTTCACAAGCCCAAGTCTTGGCATTACTTATAACCCTGTTCGTCATGTGTTCATAAAGGCAAATGTTGGCCGGGCTTTCGTCACGACGGATGCTTACAGCGTGGCCGGTTACAATGAGATCAGGGATGCGAAAGGCCGGATAGCGGTCACCGCCGGAAATCCCGAGCTGAAAAATGAAAGCAGCCTGAGCTGGGATTTGGGAATACATTTGAACAAGCCAAAATCCGGCTTATCAGCCAGTGTTACATACTTTTCAACGCAGGTCGAGAACCGGATCGCAAAAATTATCAGGACGGTAAACGAGCCATTAACCAATGGCGATGTGATCGTTTCGAGGGCAACTTTCACCAACGCCGCTGACGCCAGTATCCATGGTTTGGAAACGGAAATTTCCTATGATTTGGGAGCAATAAACGACTTCCGATATGCATTTAGAGTATTCTGGAATGGCACTTCACTGCTTAAAGCGAAGGAACTGATCATCGGATCGGATGCTTCCGAAATGACCAGGAACATTCAGAACGTGGCCAGAAATACATTCAATTATGGTTTGGAATATGACAATCTTAAATGGCTGCGGCTCCGGTTATCCGGCCGGAAGGTGGCGATGCGGACGGACATTGACTACACAGATCCGATCAATCCGGAAATCGAGTATCCCAATTATATGGTGATTGACTTTGCAGCTTCATTCCAAATTACCGGTAACCATGCACTTACCCTGAAAGTCGCGAATGTGACGGATGAAAATTATTACGAAAAAAGAGGGTATAACCTGCCAGGACGAGCTATTTCCTGCCGGTATGCGTTTCGCTTTTAAGGAACGGGAAGCAACATCAAAAGTCCCTGAACAGTTTTGCAAAATCTGCTCCGCCCCAAAAAATTGATCAGGATCAAAGCAGATTTTGCTTTTTTCTCATTCCTGTATTTCCGGTTTAAGTTCCTGGATTGTCCAGGCCGTTGTCCGGGAAGCTGTTTCTTGTCTTATTTTTTTGACTTCCTCTGCGGTCACTACGGGTGAAGATGCTTTCCTGACTGGAAAACCGGACTCATTATTCACCGCAGCAGGTGCCATTCCTGGAATTTCACCCTTTTTCCGAGGCGGTTTGCCGCCAAAATCATGGCGAATGTAACTTACCACTGATGCCACCCATTCGTCGCTGTTGGCTTCCATAGCCGGCATAATGCTGGTATATTCTTTGCCATCCACCGGCCCGGTCAAGCCTTTCAGCACGATGCGGACCAGGTTGTTTTTCTCGATGAATTCAAGTCTGGGCGAGCCGGCTAGCGGTGGTGCGGCCATTCCTGCCCCGCCTATCGCCAGACCTTTGGCGTCAGCCCCATGACAGCTCGCACACAATGATTTGAAAATTGCTGCGCCGCCGATAATGAGCTTCCGCGATTCTTCATCCATCTGTCCCAGTCGGCTTCCAAAAGTTCTTACATTTTCGTTTTTGTCCAAAGCTGTTTTCGTCGCCAGCAGCATTTCATGATTTTGTCCTTTATCCAAAATCTCTTTTACAATCGCCTTCGCCTGATCCAATTTGCTGTTATACAATGACAAAAGCACCTGAACGCGCACGTCATCGTCCACGTCTTGTGCCCGTTTCCCGGCCAATGCAATCATTTTTTCATCAC
It includes:
- a CDS encoding cobyrinate a,c-diamide synthase, which encodes MTLTKSHFLISAPSSNSGKTTITLALLRALKNRGLEVQPFKCGPDYIDPIHHTAAAGKQSVNLDTFMSSETHVQGIYAKYSSVADVSVTEGVMGLFDGSDKMRGSSADIAQLLAIPVILVVNAKSMAYSAAPLLFGFKNFDRRVRVVGVIFNFVSTPSHYRFLKDACTDVGVEALGYLPQNNTLSIPSRHLGLHISAETNYEQIIANLAETLPKTVDLDRLLEITQRGDQENPDHNSKSDTKLANLKISIARDEAFTFLYQENIKLLSRFGEITWFSPLHDNVLPETDFLYLPGGYPELFAEKLSENTSMRASLKDYCEKGNRTLAECGGMMYLAKNLTDQYGETFPMVGVLDCTTSMQSAKMTLGYRIADWNNIEIKGHEFHYSNLIDNEMQPQSMPVTNAKGIETDTKIYGKYNTYASYMHLYWADNESFIQNLLAIK
- a CDS encoding cytochrome c biogenesis protein CcdA; the protein is MVNILLIDSLLLGIQHSFEPDHMAAVSVLASEDAKSPRQRWKLIWRSSHWALGHSFTLILFAVLVLLLKSSVTLDISEKVELLVGPLMIWLGLVAIRRNFLKDKTLQLPNPQQKLSRAFWVGMVHGLAGTGGACAVALTLAASDTSAAVWIIILQSAGIILSMSAYGYFFATSINRFGGKRETFLKVINYVVGTFSIVIGAITLYESLA
- a CDS encoding TonB-dependent receptor plug domain-containing protein, yielding MNPLHKTLQLSVSCLALAGCISVSAQVAPTDSADANLLNPIVVTATRFDTQKERIAQKIDLISSEDIRLTPAQDLTDIVRKSAAVDVIQYPNLSSGVGIRGFRPQFSGLNQRTLLLVDGRAAGVTNLSQINLNGIERIEVLKGPASSLYGSQAMGGVINVITKRSKGPASGNGFVEYGSFKTIQAGANTGGNLTKRLDYDLSFAYLERSKDYKIGRGNWLRNAFGNTSSQKNYANQPAEKVDETVNDGERRPYTELHYYSGALRMGYQLNPFFRLDVRGETFQAKDVESPGEISSGSTEASTKDMGRSALDMALTGKIGAHSPSVKVFGAGENTTNYTLNVSGKPVVPFRSAAGKNEWKGIQVKDVWKIGRHSLITGYDYLNASIRSRRWTNDTTERAPTQPAYAIISSAFFAQALLEFGKITLQPGVRYDNITFDVRETALLPTYQAGKEKMPFTSPSLGITYNPVRHVFIKANVGRAFVTTDAYSVAGYNEIRDAKGRIAVTAGNPELKNESSLSWDLGIHLNKPKSGLSASVTYFSTQVENRIAKIIRTVNEPLTNGDVIVSRATFTNAADASIHGLETEISYDLGAINDFRYAFRVFWNGTSLLKAKELIIGSDASEMTRNIQNVARNTFNYGLEYDNLKWLRLRLSGRKVAMRTDIDYTDPINPEIEYPNYMVIDFAASFQITGNHALTLKVANVTDENYYEKRGYNLPGRAISCRYAFRF